From the Methanoculleus caldifontis genome, the window TTCGGCACGTGTGGGCGGTCGGGTGGGTATCCACCCCCTGTGCCCCCTCTGACGCTGGTGCGCCCTCTTCTTCGTTCAGACACAGCCTTGCTTCATCTTCCACACCGGAGGGGGATGCTCTCCTCTCGCGCCATCCCTGCAGCGTGGCTCACATGTACAGCGCCTGGAGGGCGACGACCTCGGCGCTGTCCTTTGCCCCCGCGTAGTCCTCGAGCGGGTCGGCGTTCACCTCGAGGAACCGCAGCCCCCACCCGAACGGGGCGAGGATATCTCGGGCCTGCTCTTTCTCGCCGAGGATGTAGAGGGTTGCGGCCATCGCCTCCACCGAGGTCAGGCGGAACGGCCGGCCGAAGTTCACCGGGTTTGCGGCAACGAGGAAGGGAAGCGCCCGGCGGTTGCGCCAGGAGGCGACGGCCCCGGTGTCGAGGACCTCCCAGGAGCAGTCGAGCGCCGTCACCGAGGGGAGGTCCCGGTCGGCGGGAGAGACCGCTCTCTCCGCCGTCGGGTCGAGGAGGAGGGTCGAGCGGGGGATCTTTGCAATGCTTG encodes:
- a CDS encoding DUF367 family protein, whose translation is MIRLYAYRDNTCDPRKCTMKKLAQRGLVTIVTSIAKIPRSTLLLDPTAERAVSPADRDLPSVTALDCSWEVLDTGAVASWRNRRALPFLVAANPVNFGRPFRLTSVEAMAATLYILGEKEQARDILAPFGWGLRFLEVNADPLEDYAGAKDSAEVVALQALYM